The segment TTTGCTTCCATTGAACCTATTTTTCTCAtgtacagtactggacaatataaagtacgcacccgctctcatactatataacacgcggtatcttttttattgtcaaacatatgaactcggtatatttggacaaattgtagtattttcaatgctttaaacgatttatgtatcgttaaatataaacattagctattttgatcaagctattgtatagttctagaaaaagtcaatttttagttggtcataataaagtacgcactacaacgccgcctactgcatacgaatagtttcctcgccatcacactgcagcgaagtgtcaaaacaaattgtttgtgattgatttttcattactggtgcgcgtttttatctggtacgatgtcaaaaaagcaaatttgtgaagatatccgtaaacttatcgttaaaaatcgttaggaaggtttctcgaatagagaaattgctcgaagatatgaaattagtgaggcatgagtacgaaaaatattgaaaaaatacgaggaacttggaagcgtgaaagaccggactgaaagaggaagaaagcggaggactacaaccagtgatgatcgcCTGATTCGTCGAAAAGTGGCTAAAGATCCGTTCTCTACTGTCGTGACCCTAATTAATTCGAACTTAAATAAACGTCTGTCGTTCTCAACAATATTCAACTGAATGAACTATCAATCCCTCTCTCGCTCTATACATTTGAAAGAACCGATTTTTCCCGCGTCTATTTCTTTCGTTCTCTCTTCTTCCTATGTAACCCAAAGTCATTGCACTTCTTCCGTGCCATTTGCTCATCATCCTTTTCGTGTGTTTTTTCGCCACACGAGCTGAGCGAACGATATTTGCTGCGTTGTGAGCAATATGTTAATGCACGCTAAAATGGTTTATTGCAAAAGGTGGGATTTTCAGCAAATTTATTATTTGCATTTCGCTTACTCAATGGGATATCGCTAATCATTTGCCATAATCCCTACATCTACCAGCCGAgtaatccgagaaaatacgaacttaaatatttccgaacgaactgttcgtagaagactgaaggaaatgggatttaaaaatggatttgctcaacgaaggccatttatccgaaatgttacaggtttgtttatttcatattcaatatttgtttttaagtaatattaatttgtatagcatcaaacgtcttaaatttgctcaaaaatatatcgacaaacctctggagtataaagcctctgtataaaacgtcttctgaaagtacatctataaagctaatttttgtttGATCACTATGAATagttatctactataaataatgagaaaagcatgaaaaTTTCAAGATGTGataagtgcgtactttattttgtccagtactgtatttgatcttcgacgcatttatttttagtccaattctcCAAGACcctgctttcagtctggcgtagattgccgccGCCACGCCGTTCCAAAGTTCTTGGCTATGATataaaagtcatctgcaaagcctaggaattAGTGAAATCATGCTTTtggtttcgatgctcgctcgtctGGATAAGCCgtcaggataagccgtcaccttgtgtcaaccctcgtcgcgtctcgaacgGACTCGAGGGTTTCCCCGAGATGCGCTcgaaacacattactcgattcaacgaagctctgatcagtcgcgttagttaatccggaaaaccgtatacGTACTTTATCTGCCGTAGCTGGTatcgatggactgtatcgtatgctgctttgaaataaataaagataTGCTGAATGGGTATATTGTACTcttgatatttctgcaagatctgtcaatCGCTAAgagtatcttgtaggcggcgtttaccagccgtTTATcgacctttttgtagataggacaaaccactcgttccatccattcctctggtagcttcttctcccaaatcttggaaataacccagtttaCAACCGTTGCCAGCATTTCTCGGGCATGTTTTTAAAGATCTATCGGTTGGTTATTCTTaccggctttgttggtcttcagtaacccgatttttcgtttgacttcttggatatCAAGTGCTGGAACCTTACTATCTTTCATAGGCACtcttaggttaatttccgttccaccTTGTACTGCAACTTCGTCaatcaggtgttcatcgaagaactgcttccccaTCTcggccacctcgcgctcgtttgtgattagattcccttcctCGTCCGTCGTCCCTACACCTATCAGGCTTTGGCGTGTAGCCCTTATGAGTtaagttcaccttctcgtaaaacggcagactgaaaagttttgCATTTGAGAGTTTTTCACTAGACTATACTTATTACTCTTTACATCGTACAAGACGACTCGCAAAAGTTAATAGAATAAATGAAATATTCATGCTGAGAACATTATATTTGTGCAGTTACTATTGATGTTTTCatacaaaatgaaaatttttttggaaggcatcCCCTGGGCCCCCTCCATGGAAAATTTCTAGCTGCGCCACcctgctagcattttcatacgtataaaaaggtaaaaatcagcattacgtacagatatacatgctaaataaaccgtatttcatgcgcaaaattcgtactattttggaggcgatatacgtgattacgaataattttgagcgttacgactatataagtatttatatacgataatatccgattaagcgcgcgtcgctccgtactactctacgattttgtgctgaaaatcgtatgtatgtcagtcattatcattatatacgacagaaaatcaacttgatcccactttatccagctttagttacgatttcgagtttgttaggagatatttacgatagttttcatacattgatatacgagttggtgctagctgggcaatGATTGTAATATTGCACAACCTAATGAAATATAGAATTTTGTGATTTTAATTGGGGAAAAAAGGCgattttgaatttgatttgttatttaattcaattttgttttttaaaaataagacCCAAAAAGGTGTTGAGCTAGATATAAACCCAAAAGGATCGCCATAGTGGTCAGCCATTTTACATATTGTGTTTTATTGTTGAACTCAACGACCTGAGAGTcgccccagataacacaaaatggtaatagaaagttcacattagatcgttttcatgtcaatttcacattggaattgtataattattagagtatgtcaaagtgaagtgaacaataagttgttttgcagtcgtgcgtgtcattatatacaattcatgactgtgaattataaagcagtatagccgattgcaatattaaattatatcttaatcatttattcaggagtatttagttgcgtgttataaaaactgcgcaaaatagaattacaaatagttgtcaagattttcgcacgtatatcgcctccactttggtacatatatgttcttatatggcatgaaatataactttttcgttcagatatgatttcgtatacctcagttgcaatcgagatatacaaaccaaatggtttactgggacctttagatgaaatttacatcaaaaactttaaaatttaacaaaaaaagccACCATTTTGGgtcagccattttgaatttcacattttcattatcatttttgaaattagcagcccgaaaaacatggaatctcatcgtcttgaggttttggccaagaattttaaatttccgacCACTGTGAGTCGGCCCAATTACCGAATCAGATGAAGTGCAGtggtgttatttttattttccactaTCGTTCATGACGTATTAGGATTAAATGTAGGTATGTATTTTACAAAATAACCAATACATAGTTTCAAACAGGGTGGTTTGACCACTTTGATCCATTTTTGACTCATTTAAAATGAATTTCAAACTATAATCAGCTACCGTAAATTATATTGCTTACACTCACCGTTCATCTTGGTTCGAAACAAATGTTCTTCATTCAGACAGATCGCATTTTGTTTCCGTTCCATTCAACATACATTTTTTCCTCTCTTTTAACGGTCAGTTTTACCTGATTCCATTCTGTTTGGCGTGTAAATTTTGCATTGtctttacataaattttattaaacttaccagagtagcagcagcagcagcagccgtgaCCCTGCAGTCACTGTGTAGGATGAGCTGAGCACGAAAAAGTACTACACTGAAACATTCACCGATGACCTAGCACCACAAGCGAATAATATAAGTGTTACTGAAAATTCCCTCTGGTTTCCTCTATTTTTCTTGCCGTCTGTTGTTTCAGCTTCCAATAAGTACTGCACATATTCAAGCTGACGGGATGCCGAATCATGCAGACTCTGTTTGTACACAGCGTGAAATTTTATCTGCAATAAATTGTGAAAATAAATTGTATGTAGTTCAACTCTTTTTAAACGGTTCGAATCGTGCACATTTGTGGGTGCTTGGTTCGAACTTTTTTGCATGGTTGACACCCCGGTTTCTAGTGGTAAGTAGCTAGTGCTATTATGCAGCAGAGTTGGAAAATATAGGATTCTTGTAAAGATGGGCTTGCTTTATTCCTATTGAGATTTGGTAGCTGtctttggttatttcaatttgttTCGGGTAATTACACAACGTTGAAAGCTATTTTCCAGACCTACTATGGAATATAAAATGATTGACGATGTGGAAGCTTCTTATGGAAATAGACGGCGTACCAAGTTTTCCATCTTCCGTGTTCTGTGTTCAaaatagtgatattttaaagaatatATAACaatatttaacatttttaagatgTCGTGATATTTATTTCATAGAACGTTGTGTAAACATATCATTCCAAACTTTTAAGAAGCTAGTGCCATTGGTTGCGCAAATTTGTAACTTTGAACTTTTTATTAGGCATTGTAAATTTTTAATTCGGACAGTGAAATTAACCAAAAACTACCCACGTTTGAAGCATCTGCTTCTATATTGATGATACGCACCACAGTAAAGAGTCCAAACTGTTCGATGTTATCGAACTGTGATCTCATTCATAACTCAACGTATATACGAATATGCAGCACTTTTTCGTGTAACAACATTGCCTCCCGTGGAGCAGAATCACTTGTGAATGAAAAGTTGGTGCGCTGAATTTCATGAAGCGCCAAAGATCAACCAGCTTTTAAAGTATAAAGTAAGCATGCTGGATGCTGCATTTATTTGAGAGgttgaaacgaaatttttgagCGAGGAACAAAAATATGCATACAAGAAAGAGGTCAAATGTCATAATCTCGCAAGCGAAAAATTATTCTTACGTAAAGAACCAAATTGTGTTCaataattttataacaaataaaGTATAGATTTTCTGAATGAATTTGCTGTGAACCGTATAAATGCTGTACGAAACTGTTCGCCGTCTCAGCATAGTTTAAGAATTTGCACATTTCCCACTCTTCTTACCGACGTAGTGCTCACCACCTATTGGCACGCCATAAATAGACGGGATACTTTTTTCCACCAGCTTGAAGGAAATTGACCTCTTacgctatttttcttttcttggtcCTGTCGGAAAGTTGTTTGTCCACTTCCCCTTCAGCTCCCAATCGCATTCCACACGAATCTTTAGGTTCATCATTTATACATTGTTTCTACATTTTCCTAATAGATTCTTGTGTACGTCCTGTCTCGAAAGGACGGTAGAGCTAAATGGAAATTGATGGACTTCTGGGTATATACTTCTTCTTGTGAAACAAGAATGTATATCCAAAAGTCAAACTTTTGTCCCCATGCTCTTGTGTTGCAATGGTCAAAATAGTCGACATCGGCACCGGTTAGTCACTTTCACGACGTGAAAGAGGTAACAGATAAGCAACAACATGTGATAGTGAAAAGAGACGGCGAGAAGAGCCGATGAAATAAAATCTAAAGATATTACGAAAGGATCAGTAACGGCATTAAACATTTACggagaaaattattttcaagatAAAGAAAATGACATGTTGACATGCTGTCCGGTCCAGTTTGAGGGTATGGAAGTGCGGTCCTCGGACATTCTTTGTGTTCAAACATGATAGGGGCAGTGCAGATAGTGGGCTTTCATCTTCTTGTCAGCCGATGATGGAACAGTAAAGTGGATTTCTTTTCTAACTAAGTCTTCCGttggaggaaatttgtgtttaacgGTAACAATTTTCCTACGATATTTCTCATAGATATTTGGGTTCAACCGACTTTTCAACTGACCCTTCTGATTCGTTGTTGAATTTTTAAcagttcatcaaattttcactcttttCGAATAAATGACAATTCTGTTTGAATgtttatataaaattttaaagTTGTATATCTGTTAACATAGAACATTTCTAACCATATAACTATAAAGATACTGCACAAATTCTAATAATTGAAGGTATGAATTTTCGCTTAGTTGATTTACTTCGCTGTATGCTTGTCAGTCTGATTGGATCGTATTTTGCACAATTGTGTTAGTTTTTCAAAATCGAATTGTAAAATGAGTGAGTCGAGCTTGCTCGGAATTTAATAGTGCTGAACCAAAATGGTTAATACCTAGATATTTTTctcattaaaaatttaatttatttacaaGATGTATATATTCTAGAATTTTTATGGTAGCGCTCCACTGGGGTGCCCAGCCATAAACGAAAGGTGTAGTACCGACCTTTTAGAAGCATGCTTTGGCCTAGAAAAATTAGGTAATCGAAGGATGACGGATCTATTTCTACGCAGTTATTTTACTTATCGTAAAAATATCGGCCGAATgacaaatttttgacgtagaactacatctttgtttactatactgggactgggtagcactttgtgaaaacgaaaatagaagtgtaacgtttgaatgaaagatttcaaataccaacaactactgaactactgaatgaaactgaacaatttatgtgtcgttggatagatttaTGCAATTTTATGGGTGGgctagagagcaattttaaggagagcgtacgagggggggctcccatacaaatgaaatacaaatttcctcgtaactctagaactaatcaagcataatCAAGAcataatttggcatgtggaggtttcagaaggcaagatttttttctatggtggattaagaTCCTTCCACTCTTTAggatgggggctcccatataaatgaaatgcaaatttcctcataacttgagaactaatcaagcaaaaggaaccaaatttggcatgtgggggtgtttggaggcatgaatttattttatgatggtttgagacccctcacccctgtggtaggaggataaggactctcatacaaataaaacagaaattgcgtatatgtgccatattttctgctatctaagaagcggtaaggtgtgaaagtaaactagtaaaaccttcattgagcaaaagacagtgaatcgacgccgctaacttacgtgcctgttgccgttCATGTTAaaagaggacattcgaatggcacgtcatatttgcgatgaaagtactttggctttaatgttatttgtaaccaatggcccttttaaaggccacaagggagttatagtaagattattgaaacatgtcaagctacgcataatcatttATAATACAATATTCtttgggctggtcattcattactatttcaacctttatgatgcacacaagtgatttttaaaagaaatctcaatatctcaatggttgcaggcgttgtacttatgaacccccgtccacgtattttcaaagccaccattgcattcaagaagaattgaatctgaatattttactttttctcttaatgacactcacagattcttttaacatacatatgccagaaatacagtttacattagtcttatgatctgatatagtcctacgtcaccctttcgtacaacccttagggctgtataccttgtagtttttaatcaATATTTATAGAGAAGACGGAACACGGGGCCAGCCTAGGCCCCCCAATTCACAGTGGgaaaaatcgatcgaaaaaacggaactttttgtttccgccagggctgtcctgcactgagtgcacctattttgctgtTTTAAATGTAACACCTCAACcacgcaaaattcgaaaatgttatgtatcgggcatttatagagtcaattattatccataagattacTGAACTTACTATTGCTCTTTTTAAGTAATtgcggcgcactcccagttcacactgggcggtgcaccaagagcgctctctgcgcagtgtgaagtgagagtgcgccgtaaatacttaagatagagcaatacttagttcagcaaccttatggataataattgactctaaaAAGGCCCCATACATaagattttcgaattttgcttggcagaGGTGTTACCGTTAAATAAtcctgcactgagtgcagggcAGCCCtggttgccgctgtttttatgAGGTAAAAAGTGGCTTTTCTTATTtgaaaaatcacgagaaatcgattggtgatgggcTCAGCGCGCGGAAATGACGTAAAGTAGCTCATTTTGCCCCTGTTCAGAATAATCTGATCGAATCGGCATCACTGCAATAACGAGTGAAAGATGCAACAGCGCTATCGTCCTATCGTCTTATCGTCGTGTTTCGAACATTGCACATCGTAGCGATTTTGTCCCGAGTGTGCACATATACATTGCTGCAGCAAGTCACGAAGAACCGAAGAACAAAATATACATGCTTATGTACCGATATACATTGTAAACTGTAGATATAAGTGGCCActagttttaattttccgaCGAGTTATCGTTTGACTATCGATTAAATCAGACCaggataaaattaaattatttttctaattcGAACCCTCCAGTCTCGCGTTAAAACCGGTGAACCGGAAAACCCTTCAGGCTCCGCCGACGATAAGGAGCCGGACCGTGTCGAGTCTCGTACATCAAtcggtccttcgaaccggatggACCACCGGTAAAAGTGAGCTGAAGAAATTAATTGGAGATACGTTTAGTGATTGCCGTTTCGATTCGGTGTATAGACGGCTTGATTCCTTTGTGCGCGTTTCGCGATGGCTGCCGAGAAAAAAGCCACCATTTTGTCGTTACAGAGGACGCTAAGTGCGATTCAACAGCGTGCCTCTAAAATAATGATTTTCGTGACCGCGTTCAAAGATGAAGATGATCCTTTAATGCTAGAAACTCGTGGAAAGGTTTTAGACGAGATGCGAATTACCTATTTCGAGACTGAAAGCAAGTTGTATGGACTAGTTAAAGACGATGAAGTCCCTATAATCGAAAAGGAAAGTGAAGAGTTTTTCGACTTATTGAGTGAAATTCGGTACCAAATCATGAAAAAGGTGAAGGCGTTGTCAAAGCCTCCTGAAGCAATGACCTCAGATACAAGTTTCGCCCAGAAACCTAACCCCGATTTGTGCATAAAACTACCGGAAATTTCGTTGCCAAAGTTCAATGGCCATTATGAACAATGGTTATATTTTCGCAGTCAGTTAAATCTGCTTGTTCGTCGAAATGATTCGTTAAACGATCAACAGCGGTTACATTATTTGCGGTCGTGTCTGTCCGGTGAAGCTGCCACAATTGAAACACCAGAAGAATCGTTTGCGTCCTTGTGGATGGCGTTGGAAGCACGTTACGAAAATCGTCGCTGGCTAGTTGACCGCCATCTTGCAGACATTTTTCAACTCAAGCAAATTCAAGTTGAATCTTCTTCTGCCCTGCGCGAACTAATTAACATCGTACAGAAGAATCTCCGAGCTTTGTCGTCGTTAAAATTGCCGCTCGATGCACTTTCCGAGTGTATGGTAGTGCATGTGGTTGCTTCTCGTCTCGATAAACAGACACATAAAGATTTCGAGTCCCACGTGGTCGGTACAAAGCTAGTGAAATGGCAAGGGATGGTTGACTTTTTGCAAAATCGTTGTCGCATTCTAGAAAATCTAGAGCAAGATCATAAGTTGGCGTCCCACAGTAATACAAAACCGTCGGCAAACAAGTGGAAGCCGAATGTGTTAGTGAGCTCTAATCGTGATTCAGACTATAGAAGCAAATTTGCCTGTTTCAATTGTAAGGGCGGGCATTATATAAACGAGTGCCGCAACTTTTTGTCGAAATCCCCAACCCAACGTTTTCAACGAGTGAAAGAACTTAAGCTGTGTGTAAATTGCTTCAGCAACCGTCACATTGTCGCCGAGTGTAAAAGTGGTACGTGTAAGGAATGTGATCTTCGTCATAATACTTTGCTACATTTTGAAACGAAGTCAACGGAGGCGAACACCGACACGAAGTCCAATCCCGTTCGTGTCGAGTTGTGCACAATGCTTCAACCAGTCCAGTCGTGTGAGCAATTTAACTCTGCCTCGATGAATACGCACGGACCAGAGGCGTATTGTTTTCCGAGCGAAAGTACAGTGTCAAAAAGGGTTCAGTTGATGGCAGTAAACGATCAAGCATTGTTGCACACTGCTTTAGTACAGGTTCGCAGCAGTAGTGGTGAACTTCAAGAATGCCGTGCTGTTCTCGATTCGTGTGCGATGTCGACGTTTATGACAACTGCGTGTGCAAAGAGGTTGCGACTTAAAACCTTTTCATCGAACGTGTCTGTTGTTGGATTTGGGGGAGCAGGAAGGCAAATTACAGAATCAGTTGTCGCCCATGTTAGTTCAAGGTCATCTTATTTCGAATCGATGGCTAAATTTTTGGTTACCCCTCGAATCACAAATAAATTACCGTTGCGATCTTTTGATATTGCCAATTGGAATATTCCCGACTGGATAGATCTTGCGGATCCACAGTTTAATAAAACAGCGAAAATTGATATCCTTTTCGGAATCGTTGAATGGGACAAAATGATGCTGTTTAAGTCCTATACACTATCGAAAGAGCTTCCGACCTTCCGACAGACAGTATTTGGCTGGGTTGCAGGTGGGCATGTAAAGGAGAGAGATAGTTACCCTCAAGTGCAAGTGCTCTCAGTGACGAATGAACAATTAGACAAACAAGTTTCGAAATTCTGGTGTATCGAAAATTACGGTTCCGAAAATAGTTGGTCCGTCGAAGAACAAGCCGCGGAAGATCATTTTGTATCGAACCACAGTCGTGATGTTACAGGTCGGTATACTGTAGCGCTACCGTTCAGAAGCATGGAAATTGACCTTGGAGACTCTAGACATATGGCTCACCGCAGGTTCCTTCTTTTGGAGGCGAGACTCACGAAGGATCAGAAACTTTACGCTGATTATAAACAATTTATGCAGGAGTTCATCGACCTGGGCCATATGGAACAAATTGGCACGTTCAACCCAGTAGAGTTGCAAtcggaaaagcaatattttttgccgCATCATGCTGTCAAACGCCCAGATAGTAGTACGACGAAACTCAGGGTGGTGTTCGATGCTTCGGCTAAAACTAGCAATGGAAAATCGCTGAATGATCAACTTATGGTGGGACCAACGTTGCAACCCCAGCTTGTCGATACGCTGCTTCGCTTTCGAACGTACAAGGTCGCGGTCACATCCGATGTTTCGAAAATGTTCCGACAAATTTTAGTACGCAAAGAAGATCGACGTTTCCAGCAGATTCTTTGGAGATCCAGTACCAAGGATGAAATCGGTGTTTATCAGTTAACGACAGTTACCTATGGTACTGCCAGCGCCCCGTTTTTGGCAGTCCGGACACTAATGCagatttgtgaagatgaagcAGAGCAGTATCCCCTTGCAGCAGAAGTTGGCAAGAAATCGGTATATGTCGACGATGTTTTATTCGGTGCTGATACGGTAGAGGAAGCACGAGAGTTGAAAGGGCAACTAGCTGCTATGCTCGAAAAGGCAGGATTCGAGTTGCATAAGTGGTGCTCAAATAGCAAAGAGGTGTTGGCTGATATTCCCGAAGCCAGGCTGGAGCAAAAGGTACTGCTGAACAAAGAAGGCCGAACTAAAACCCTTGGGTTAACTTGGCAACCCGATGAAGATGTATTCAGTTTCGAAGTTATGTCAATTGCCTTTGACGAAGGAGTACCGACCAAACGAACAATTCTCTCAGACATATCAAAGTTATTCGATCCACTTGGCCTAGCAGGACCAGTTATTATGACGGGCAAACTCATCATGCAAGAACTATGGAAAGAGAAACTAAATTGGGACGAGCCGCTGGAAGCTGGTATAGAAAACATGTGGAACGAGTATCGACTACAGTTACAGACGATGAACACAATTCGGATTAGTCGCTGTGTACTTCCATTGTTGCAAACAGAATTTGTAGAACTTGCTGGGTTCTGTGATGCATCGCAGAAGGGCTACGGAGCATGTTTGTACTTAAGGTCACGAAACTCGCAAGGTCAAATCTCCATTCGTTTACTATGCTCAAAATCTCGCGTCGCACCTATCAAGGGAAATCGAACCACGATTCCGCGCCTAGAGCTATGTGGAGCTCGTTTGCTCGCTCAATTAGCAGATAATGTAAGACGATCCCTACCAGTTACCGTGAACCGAGTTCGTTTTTGGTCCGACTCCACTATTGCTCTCAGCTGGATCAACACTTGCCCCAGTAAACTGGATGTTTTTGTATCAAACCGTGTCGCTGCAATACAACAGCTGTCCGACCCAAGCGAATGGTGTCACGTCAGCACGCATGACAATCCGGCAGATTTGGTCTCACGTGGAATTATGCCCCAAGAGCTTCATTCATCTAAACTTTGGTGGTGTGGACCGCCATTCCTACGTAAAAACGATATCGTCTGGCCAAAGGGAGTGCAGCTGGTTGACCCCATGCAGCTGCCAGAATTGATCCAGGTTACCGCCATGCCCGCAGTGGTCGAAAGGCTGCATTTATTCGACAATTGCAGCAAGTACAACATAATGCTTCGAGTCGTCGCGCGTATCAAGCGCATGTTCCAGAATCGTCAGCGTAGTGCAGAGAATCAACGTCGTGGAGAGTTTAGTGCAGAGGAAATGCGATACGCCAAGCTTACAATTGTTCGTCTCGTCCAGAAGGAGAGCTTTCCGGAAGTATTCGCCCAATTACGAGAGGAGGTAACATCGAAGAACCATTCGCTAATACCGCTTTCTCCGTTTGTAGACAACCACGGACTACTGAGGGTCGGTGGACGTCTATCGAAATCGGCCTGCTCATATGATACAAAACACCAGATGATCCTTCCCAAGAACCATCCCGTCACAGGTGCAATCATCCGGTCTTTCCATGAGTCCAATATGCACGCCGGTATTCAGGTCACACTTGCTGCAACCAGAAGGGAATTTTGGATCATCAGAGGAAGAAGCGTGGTCAAGCAGGTCATCAAGAGCTGTGTCGTTTGTTTCAAGAGCAATCCCCGTCCAATTCAACAGTACATGGGTGATTTGCCAGCTTGCCGTGTGGAAGGACAGTATCCGTTTTATCGAGTCGGTATCGATCTCTGTGGACCAGTATTCCTGAAGCAGCGCAATAAACGTTCCACCGTCGAGTATAAAGGATGGATTGTGCTTTACATTTGTCTGGCAACAAAAGCGATCCACCTCGAGTTGGTCAGCGAGTTATCAACCGCAGCATTTTTGGCATCATTCGATCGTTTCGTTAGCCGTCGAGGTAGACCTATTGCAGTTTGGACCGACAACGGCACAAATTTTGTTGGCGCCGCTAATTTGTTGAAAGAATGGGAGAAGTTTTTTAAGAGTTTCGACAACC is part of the Sabethes cyaneus chromosome 2, idSabCyanKW18_F2, whole genome shotgun sequence genome and harbors:
- the LOC128736017 gene encoding uncharacterized protein LOC128736017 produces the protein MAAEKKATILSLQRTLSAIQQRASKIMIFVTAFKDEDDPLMLETRGKVLDEMRITYFETESKLYGLVKDDEVPIIEKESEEFFDLLSEIRYQIMKKVKALSKPPEAMTSDTSFAQKPNPDLCIKLPEISLPKFNGHYEQWLYFRSQLNLLVRRNDSLNDQQRLHYLRSCLSGEAATIETPEESFASLWMALEARYENRRWLVDRHLADIFQLKQIQVESSSALRELINIVQKNLRALSSLKLPLDALSECMVVHVVASRLDKQTHKDFESHVVGTKLVKWQGMVDFLQNRCRILENLEQDHKLASHSNTKPSANKWKPNVLVSSNRDSDYRSKFACFNCKGGHYINECRNFLSKSPTQRFQRVKELKLCVNCFSNRHIVAECKSGTCKECDLRHNTLLHFETKSTEANTDTKSNPVRVELCTMLQPVQSCEQFNSASMNTHGPEAYCFPSESTVSKRVQLMAVNDQALLHTALVQVRSSSGELQECRAVLDSCAMSTFMTTACAKRLRLKTFSSNVSVVGFGGAGRQITESVVAHVSSRSSYFESMAKFLVTPRITNKLPLRSFDIANWNIPDWIDLADPQFNKTAKIDILFGIVEWDKMMLFKSYTLSKELPTFRQTVFGWVAGGHVKERDSYPQVQVLSVTNEQLDKQVSKFWCIENYGSENSWSVEEQAAEDHFVSNHSRDVTGRYTVALPFRSMEIDLGDSRHMAHRRFLLLEARLTKDQKLYADYKQFMQEFIDLGHMEQIGTFNPVELQSEKQYFLPHHAVKRPDSSTTKLRVVFDASAKTSNGKSLNDQLMVGPTLQPQLVDTLLRFRTYKVAVTSDVSKMFRQILVRKEDRRFQQILWRSSTKDEIGVYQLTTVTYGTASAPFLAVRTLMQICEDEAEQYPLAAEVGKKSVYVDDVLFGADTVEEARELKGQLAAMLEKAGFELHKWCSNSKEVLADIPEARLEQKVLLNKEGRTKTLGLTWQPDEDVFSFEVMSIAFDEGVPTKRTILSDISKLFDPLGLAGPVIMTGKLIMQELWKEKLNWDEPLEAGIENMWNEYRLQLQTMNTIRISRCVLPLLQTEFVELAGFCDASQKGYGACLYLRSRNSQGQISIRLLCSKSRVAPIKGNRTTIPRLELCGARLLAQLADNVRRSLPVTVNRVRFWSDSTIALSWINTCPSKLDVFVSNRVAAIQQLSDPSEWCHVSTHDNPADLVSRGIMPQELHSSKLWWCGPPFLRKNDIVWPKGVQLVDPMQLPELIQVTAMPAVVERLHLFDNCSKYNIMLRVVARIKRMFQNRQRSAENQRRGEFSAEEMRYAKLTIVRLVQKESFPEVFAQLREEVTSKNHSLIPLSPFVDNHGLLRVGGRLSKSACSYDTKHQMILPKNHPVTGAIIRSFHESNMHAGIQVTLAATRREFWIIRGRSVVKQVIKSCVVCFKSNPRPIQQYMGDLPACRVEGQYPFYRVGIDLCGPVFLKQRNKRSTVEYKGWIVLYICLATKAIHLELVSELSTAAFLASFDRFVSRRGRPIAVWTDNGTNFVGAANLLKEWEKFFKSFDNQDDILRAYGNSVEWHFNPPEAPHFGGIWESNIRQTKVLLLKHTAAAALSFEEFSTVLCRIEAVLNSRPLTPLSDDPEDFEALTPGHFLVFRSLNAVARPVVIDQRKHPRQRNEHITAIIQHFWNRWQSEYLSSLQVRYKWHKKVEVEVGQLVLIKKDNMPVQKWLLGRIIEVIPGTEGVVRVVDVKTENGILRRPVSKLCFLPIDPKQSFERDTFQRREDVQNNLIESASLQ